From one Plectropomus leopardus isolate mb chromosome 8, YSFRI_Pleo_2.0, whole genome shotgun sequence genomic stretch:
- the LOC121946711 gene encoding ankyrin repeat domain-containing protein SOWAHC isoform X1 — protein MSDVSEESLLDYFYSTGGSSGRVKNADILKTFKPFIGHSDLQLRAKYREEFKLIIDRIAVVKSENGEKYLVLKKKYRQMLHERDTKNPGTDGDGQRCPSPARTPATVQWDTTDASTSSPPQKERQDEPMSCGEPDGAAEDQQINQNALLQPPAVQTQEPSAQSNGDDELDKDSGSKSESEQDEESTGSMGSAAVALDPIEKEWIYSAAGARVPDLSQLLRQDPSLANKKDFTSGFTALHWAAKHGNGDMAALVANAGADVNTKSIYSWYSSVLQHGGYTPLHIAALHGHRHILDLLIETYGAKENLRDYSGHLACHYLNIKDAEGPEEDCELQFQVTQARERNRNRKLASLFHSKKKWGSAEELAPIEEERMASHQLALPAFRPRKFSR, from the exons ATGAGTGATGTGAGTGAAGAGTCGCTGCTGGATTATTTCTACTCCACCGGAGGCAGCTCAGGCAGAGTCAAAAATGCAGATATACTGAAGACATTTAAGCCCTTTATTGGCCACAGTGACTTGCAGTTACGTG CTAAATACAGAGAGGAATTCAAGCTCATCATTGACCGAATCGCTGTGGTGAAGTCAGAGAAT GGTGAGAAGTATCTTGTCCTAAAGAAGAAATACAGACAAATGCTGCATGAGCGAGACACCAAAAATCCCGGGACAGACGGTGACGGACAGAGATGTCCGAGCCCAGCCAGAACTCCGGCCACTGTACAGTGGGACACAACGGACGCCTCGacttcctctcctccacagaAGGAACGACAGGACGAGCCGATGTCATGTGGAGAGCCTGACGGTGCTGCAGAG GACCAGCAGATCAATCAGAACGCTCTCCTGCAGCCTCCTGCTGTCCAAACCCAGGAGCCCTCGGCACAAAGCAACGGGGACGATGAGCTGGACAAAGATTCAGGGTCAAAG TCCGAGTCAGAGCAAGACGAGGAGTCTACGGGCAGTATGGGCTCCGCTGCCGTCGCT CTGGATCCTATTGAGAAGGAGTGGATCTACTCGGCTGCAGGTGCTCGAGTCCCTGACCTCTCTCAGCTGCTCAGACAGGACCCCTCGCTCGCAAACAAGAAG GACTTCACCTCAG GGTTT ACAGCTCTGCACTGGGCCGCCAAACATGGCAACGGGGACATGGCGGCGTTGGTGGCTAACGCAGGCGCTGATGTCAACACTAAATCA ATTTATTCCTGGTATTCTTCTGTCTTGCAGCAT GGG GGATACACGCCTTTACACATCGCAGCGTTACACGGTCATCGGCATATTCTGGACCTGCTCATAGAGACATACG GAGCCAAAGAAAACTTAAGAGACTACAGCGGCCATCTTGCCTGCCATTATCTGAACATCAAGGACGCGGAGGGTCCAGAGGAAGACTGCGAGCTGC AGTTTCAAGTCACTCAGGCCAGAGAGCGgaacagaaacaggaagttggcgTCGCTGTTTCACTCCAAGAAGAAGTGGGGCTCAGCGGAGGAGCTGGCTCCGAtcgaggaggagaggatggcGTCACATCAGCTCGCCCTTCCCGCGTTCAGACCCCGAAAATTCTCCCGCTGA
- the LOC121946711 gene encoding ankyrin repeat domain-containing protein SOWAHC isoform X3 yields MSDVSEESLLDYFYSTGGSSGRVKNADILKTFKPFIGHSDLQLRAKYREEFKLIIDRIAVVKSENGEKYLVLKKKYRQMLHERDTKNPGTDGDGQRCPSPARTPATVQWDTTDASTSSPPQKERQDEPMSCGEPDGAAESESEQDEESTGSMGSAAVALDPIEKEWIYSAAGARVPDLSQLLRQDPSLANKKDFTSGFTALHWAAKHGNGDMAALVANAGADVNTKSIYSWYSSVLQHGGYTPLHIAALHGHRHILDLLIETYGAKENLRDYSGHLACHYLNIKDAEGPEEDCELQFQVTQARERNRNRKLASLFHSKKKWGSAEELAPIEEERMASHQLALPAFRPRKFSR; encoded by the exons ATGAGTGATGTGAGTGAAGAGTCGCTGCTGGATTATTTCTACTCCACCGGAGGCAGCTCAGGCAGAGTCAAAAATGCAGATATACTGAAGACATTTAAGCCCTTTATTGGCCACAGTGACTTGCAGTTACGTG CTAAATACAGAGAGGAATTCAAGCTCATCATTGACCGAATCGCTGTGGTGAAGTCAGAGAAT GGTGAGAAGTATCTTGTCCTAAAGAAGAAATACAGACAAATGCTGCATGAGCGAGACACCAAAAATCCCGGGACAGACGGTGACGGACAGAGATGTCCGAGCCCAGCCAGAACTCCGGCCACTGTACAGTGGGACACAACGGACGCCTCGacttcctctcctccacagaAGGAACGACAGGACGAGCCGATGTCATGTGGAGAGCCTGACGGTGCTGCAGAG TCCGAGTCAGAGCAAGACGAGGAGTCTACGGGCAGTATGGGCTCCGCTGCCGTCGCT CTGGATCCTATTGAGAAGGAGTGGATCTACTCGGCTGCAGGTGCTCGAGTCCCTGACCTCTCTCAGCTGCTCAGACAGGACCCCTCGCTCGCAAACAAGAAG GACTTCACCTCAG GGTTT ACAGCTCTGCACTGGGCCGCCAAACATGGCAACGGGGACATGGCGGCGTTGGTGGCTAACGCAGGCGCTGATGTCAACACTAAATCA ATTTATTCCTGGTATTCTTCTGTCTTGCAGCAT GGG GGATACACGCCTTTACACATCGCAGCGTTACACGGTCATCGGCATATTCTGGACCTGCTCATAGAGACATACG GAGCCAAAGAAAACTTAAGAGACTACAGCGGCCATCTTGCCTGCCATTATCTGAACATCAAGGACGCGGAGGGTCCAGAGGAAGACTGCGAGCTGC AGTTTCAAGTCACTCAGGCCAGAGAGCGgaacagaaacaggaagttggcgTCGCTGTTTCACTCCAAGAAGAAGTGGGGCTCAGCGGAGGAGCTGGCTCCGAtcgaggaggagaggatggcGTCACATCAGCTCGCCCTTCCCGCGTTCAGACCCCGAAAATTCTCCCGCTGA
- the LOC121946711 gene encoding ankyrin repeat domain-containing protein SOWAHB isoform X2, giving the protein MSDVSEESLLDYFYSTGGSSGRVKNADILKTFKPFIGHSDLQLRAKYREEFKLIIDRIAVVKSENGEKYLVLKKKYRQMLHERDTKNPGTDGDGQRCPSPARTPATVQWDTTDASTSSPPQKERQDEPMSCGEPDGAAEDQQINQNALLQPPAVQTQEPSAQSNGDDELDKDSGSKSESEQDEESTGSMGSAAVALDPIEKEWIYSAAGARVPDLSQLLRQDPSLANKKDFTSGFTALHWAAKHGNGDMAALVANAGADVNTKSHGGYTPLHIAALHGHRHILDLLIETYGAKENLRDYSGHLACHYLNIKDAEGPEEDCELQFQVTQARERNRNRKLASLFHSKKKWGSAEELAPIEEERMASHQLALPAFRPRKFSR; this is encoded by the exons ATGAGTGATGTGAGTGAAGAGTCGCTGCTGGATTATTTCTACTCCACCGGAGGCAGCTCAGGCAGAGTCAAAAATGCAGATATACTGAAGACATTTAAGCCCTTTATTGGCCACAGTGACTTGCAGTTACGTG CTAAATACAGAGAGGAATTCAAGCTCATCATTGACCGAATCGCTGTGGTGAAGTCAGAGAAT GGTGAGAAGTATCTTGTCCTAAAGAAGAAATACAGACAAATGCTGCATGAGCGAGACACCAAAAATCCCGGGACAGACGGTGACGGACAGAGATGTCCGAGCCCAGCCAGAACTCCGGCCACTGTACAGTGGGACACAACGGACGCCTCGacttcctctcctccacagaAGGAACGACAGGACGAGCCGATGTCATGTGGAGAGCCTGACGGTGCTGCAGAG GACCAGCAGATCAATCAGAACGCTCTCCTGCAGCCTCCTGCTGTCCAAACCCAGGAGCCCTCGGCACAAAGCAACGGGGACGATGAGCTGGACAAAGATTCAGGGTCAAAG TCCGAGTCAGAGCAAGACGAGGAGTCTACGGGCAGTATGGGCTCCGCTGCCGTCGCT CTGGATCCTATTGAGAAGGAGTGGATCTACTCGGCTGCAGGTGCTCGAGTCCCTGACCTCTCTCAGCTGCTCAGACAGGACCCCTCGCTCGCAAACAAGAAG GACTTCACCTCAG GGTTT ACAGCTCTGCACTGGGCCGCCAAACATGGCAACGGGGACATGGCGGCGTTGGTGGCTAACGCAGGCGCTGATGTCAACACTAAATCA CAT GGG GGATACACGCCTTTACACATCGCAGCGTTACACGGTCATCGGCATATTCTGGACCTGCTCATAGAGACATACG GAGCCAAAGAAAACTTAAGAGACTACAGCGGCCATCTTGCCTGCCATTATCTGAACATCAAGGACGCGGAGGGTCCAGAGGAAGACTGCGAGCTGC AGTTTCAAGTCACTCAGGCCAGAGAGCGgaacagaaacaggaagttggcgTCGCTGTTTCACTCCAAGAAGAAGTGGGGCTCAGCGGAGGAGCTGGCTCCGAtcgaggaggagaggatggcGTCACATCAGCTCGCCCTTCCCGCGTTCAGACCCCGAAAATTCTCCCGCTGA